The window CGCGCGAGCGGAGCGGCGAGCGCATCGAACCCGGTCGTGCAGTAAATCGACAGGGCGCGCTTGCGCGGTGAAAACCCGATCCGCATCCAGTCGCCCTCGCGACCCGACGCATAGCGATAGTGGTACCTGCCGAATCCGATGATGTCCTTGCCCCACAGCACCGGCGGCTCGCCGGTGATCGCCTCCATCCACTCGACGAGCTGCGCTGCCTCGGCGCGCCGCTCCGCATCGTCGATCTGCGCGATCGCGGCGCGCGGATCCCGCGCGGTCGGCCGCGTCTTGACCGCCGAGCCGTCCCGACGTTTGTGCCCCATTCGCCGATCCTCGCCTGCCCGCCCGACGACCGCAAGCTGTCGCCGTGCCGCGCGGCGGACGCCGTGCGACAATCGCGCCGATGGTCGCCGCTGCGCACCGCCGTCGCAACTTGCTCGTCCCCGAGGTCGAACCGTGGCCCGCGGACGCAGGTCCGGTCATCGAACTCGACCAGGTAGACGTCGCGTTCGGCGCCAACCACGTGCTTCGCGGTATCAGCCTGCCGGTCGTCCCCGGCAAGACGACGGTGGTCGTCGGGCGCTCTGGCTCCGGCAAGTCGGTCCTGCTCAAGACCATGATGGGCCTCATCCGGCCGCAGAGCGGCCGCGTGCGCTTGTTCGGCCGCGATGTGACCGAGGCGTCGCCCGTCGAGCTGCTCGAGTTGCGCAAGCGCATGAGCATGCTGTTTCAAAACTACGCGCTGTTCGACTCCAGGTCGGTCGTAGAAAACGTCGCGTTCGGCTTGCTGGAAAACTCGACCGTGTCCCGCGCCGAGGCGCTGGCGCTCGCGCGCGACCTCCTGGCCACCCTGGGGCTCGAGGGCGCCGAACACCTGCTGCCGTCCGATCTGTCCGGCGGCATGAAGAAGCGCGTGAGTCTCGCCCGCGCGCTGGTGACCAATCCCGAAGTCGTGTTGTTCGACGAGCCGACGACCGGGCTCGACCCGATCATGATCGAGCGCGTCGACCAGATGATCCTGCTCGCGCGCCAGCAGTTTGACATCACGTCCGTGATCATCAGCCACGATATGGCCAGCACGCGGCGCCTGGCCGACTACGTCGCGTTCTTGCACGACGGGCGAATCGTCCAGTACGGCACGTACGACGAGTTCATTGCGAGCGATCATCC is drawn from Deltaproteobacteria bacterium and contains these coding sequences:
- a CDS encoding DUF1801 domain-containing protein; translated protein: MGHKRRDGSAVKTRPTARDPRAAIAQIDDAERRAEAAQLVEWMEAITGEPPVLWGKDIIGFGRYHYRYASGREGDWMRIGFSPRKRALSIYCTTGFDALAAPLARLGPHRRGVGCLYVRRLAEVDPAALRDLLARSWADSLRRYPPA